The sequence below is a genomic window from Ipomoea triloba cultivar NCNSP0323 chromosome 10, ASM357664v1.
ttgACATTATAGTGACAGTTGAAACTCAATTATTTATTCTCATATTCTATAGTTGCGTTTCCAATGTATATTTGTAGTTTCCTTGGCAATGTAAATGTTGCAAGCAAATTGGCAATATGTGTATGGACTATGGAGTAAATATAACAAGTTTAAGCTGTTGGGAAATTTATGATATGCTGTGGTTTCATTTTGTACATGTACCATTCTTGTAACCTTCTTTGATTCTAATAAAGAAGCAATATGCCCATTTAACTATTTAAGGCCTATTTGAGCGGATTCTTACAATTGGTGCAATACCTGTTTGAGTCTACATTTTCAACAGAACACTAGCAATTTAAATGTGTGCACATAAGGTTTTGGATTAGTTTTAgtgttttaattatatttttggtttATATGTTAGAGAATATGACAATTCTTCCATTTTATTTGCAGCAGGTTCCAAGAGACGAAGAAGGGGAGCCAATTTATGAGGAATTCATCTGCCAGGGTTGTGCAAGCGTTTGTTCTTTCCTGATGCTGTATCCTCCAACGGTTTTTGCATCAGTCCCTCAGAAAACTGCAACAAGTTCTCTGAAGGAGAAAGAAGTGGCCGAGAATGTTCCTCCTCTATCTTCAGAGGAGACTAACAATGCGAGTTCTTCACAGGATACTCTCATGACTAACGCTAGCAAAGAAGAGCTCTTGCTTGGAAAGGGTATCCACGAGGAAAACGATGGTAAAACTACGATTATGAATCACTGCAACGGAGTTGCTGGCTCAAGTGAGAAATGTGTTCTTGGACTGAATCTGAGTGAAGCCGTTGCTAAATTAGAGAAAAGCAAACCAATGTTTCTCTGCAAAAATTGGAGGGAAGTCCTCTGCAAGTGCCAAAATTGTGTGGACTTCTACAACCAGAAAGGAGTCGGCTACTTGCTCGACCCAGAGGACACAATTGCCGAGTACGAGGCAATGGCAAAGCAGAAAAGAGAGCAGTTGGAGCAGCAGCAGAGCTCCGAGTTCCTAAGCAAACTCGGCCACATCGAGAAAATGGAGATCTTGACTGGCATTGCTGACATTAAGAATGAGCTTCACTCATACCTGGTATGCTTTTTACATGACACCTTTGTTCGTCTTAAATAGAAGCGCGTGTACACTCATACTTGTTTATCCACTGTTTCTTCTACAGGCGTCCTTCGATCCATCAAAGGCGGTTACCTCTGCTGACATTCACCAGGTTTTCGAGAATCTCGCTAAGAAACGCAAACGAATGGAGTAAGTTATTAAAAGATGGTTAATGCGGAATTGGGTCATGACTAGTAGTCCAGTGTAGTTGTGTTGGTGTTCAATTTGTTAGACCTCCTTGAATGGATGTGTACATCTAAACTATCtaatgcttatataaatattattatgtagtTATGATAAAAGAACAAACACCTTGACTACCTGCCCTTGTTTTGTGAATGCGAATGCGAAGTTATCTTTGATTTTTAGAGCTAAACAAGCAGGAGGCTTTTTCTCCTTAAAAAAACTTCATTTTGCTACTATTacttgtgttttattttttaaaatttaacagataataccaaacaatagaatcaatctttatagtaattttttatccgtaaaatttcaatttcattccttttaaaatatttttcacgaACTAAACAAGTTGTAAACTATTAGTTGTCGGGTAGctaattaatttacttttacatTAGTTTCTTAATGAATGTAGTGGAGTCATTCATCatttaaagttacaagtttaagtgataaataaagtaaaaaatgaaagcGTTAAACGTAAAGTTTACTTTTTACCTATTTGAGTTTTGATGGTAGAATAAAAACTTTCTAACATCACATTGTAAAAAAAGGTCTTTCTAGACTTATTAATTACAAGTCATTACACCCCACTTAAAAAGGAATAACatttcaataatactaaaataaaatgtaacatATTGGTCTTCTTAGTTTGGACTGGTCAGTTATGGACGCTGTTCAATTATAGATAACCTAgattgatttacctccttgtagtcCTTTATCGGTTAAGGTCACATGGCATGATTTCCTTgtcacaaaataaaataaaataaaatgtcatgATTTCTAAGTCCTGTTTTATGTGTAATGATAGAATATATTGTTTGTGTCTGTTTATTTATTACTCGTATAAATTTATTGGTAATTAGTGTTAGACactaaaagaattattattatattgttcaaaTATAGTTGTTTTAAATCAAGTCTGTCGCACAATATCTTTTTAGTACCGTTTATTTCgcttgtataatttatttttgtcatgTGTTTTGCATGTTATTAAGAGCATTCTTATTAGTAGTTTTTTCTACGTTTTTAGTATGAGGTGGAAGAGAGAGATGGTGATTTGGAAGAGAGATGAGAGAAGAGAAAGGTGATTTTGTTTTTGCAGAAGAAATTGTTTATTGTGGGCCCCAAGATGAAAGAGAAAAGTACTTAACATTCTGCAACTTTACGCGTTCAGCGCACAATGACACCCAGAGGGCGCGTGAACTGCACGTGCCCTCTGGGCACGTAAACccttcatatttttttgtttttttagatttgacatttattttgtttttgttttttccttcaTCTTTCATCTTCCCTTTCTTAATCATAAATGtaaaaactcttaaaaaattacaactgaTGTAGATGCTCTAAACAAGAGTGGAGTTACACCCTCTccaacaaccaaaaaaaaattgttcttttttaataaaaaaaaaaattggtcaaAGGCCttatggtcaagcggcatgaagtgattctctcaagtgggaggtcatgggttcgagtctcagtgggggcaatgttaTACTACCTGTAACAGGGTCAACAgtatttcataaaaaaaaacaaaacaaaacaaaacaaaaattgaaaattaagagATATATTAACTGCGTACACGACAAAACTTGAGTAAAAACATTTACTCCAATTCAATAAATCGGTGATGAATGAGTCAGATTAAAACATGTGCATTTACTTCAATTCATGTGCAATCCtacaaaagaaacaaataaagatgaaatttgaGGTGTGTGTGAATTGGAAAGTTCCATATTTATGACAGTTGCCTCACTGCTCAGGAATTTCTCTGGAAGCACAACTAAATGGACTATTCTAACAACCAAACGCCTATTTACTTAGTTAATGAAggtctaaattaaaaaaaaaaaatcagatctATACAAAACAAGTTTTGTAATTCATTCCAATTTGTACTccatattattgttgttgtaatGGTAGGATATCTCATgatatttaattagtaatattgaTTTTTCTAGCGGAATACACTGGGTAAATGTTTTGCGCTCAGGCATTTATGTAGATTGTTCCTTGGGCCAAATGAGAATATGGCCCTTCTGTAAAACATGACGATTGATCTCAACCGTTCACCAGAGTTCATAAATGTAGATTGTTCCTTGGGCCAAATGAGAATATGGCCCTTCTGTAAAACATGACGATTGATCTCAACCGTTCACCAGAGTTCATAAATGGTTaaaagttttagtaaaaaatacagaattaattttataattattgaaaattttaagagcAGGAttcatattaattataattattgcaaacttgaaagtttagtaatGATAAGATCCTAATATGCTTGTGGTTGATGCTCAGGGTCATAGAGGAGGGCTGGCTCTCCTTTGGATGGATACTGTTACTGTTGATATCGTGAACTTTTCGTTGAATCATATAGACGCCAGAGTTACATTAGATGTTGGTGGTTCTCAATGGCGTTTTACTGGTTTTTATGGGTTACCAGAATGTCAACGTTGTAGGGAGTCATGGGATATGCTGCGTAATCTGTCTGGTATGAGCTCCTTACCATGGCTGGTTATGGGAGATTTTAATGATTTGCTTCATTAGACTGAAAAAAGAGGTAGGCTGCTTCACCCGGACTGGCTCATTACAGGTTTTCGCAATGCAGTGGCTGATAGTGGGCTCATGGATTTCCCTTTCTCCGGTAATCAATTTACATGGGAAAGGTCTCGTGGCACTCCTGCTATGGTTGAAGAAAAACTTGATAGGGTTCTGGTAACGGAGACTTGGCTTTCGTTGTTTGAGGGGGCCAAGGCCTGTTCTTTAATCTGTCCCTACAGCGACCATCTACCAATCATGATCACGCCAGAAATGTCAAATATTGGTTGCCGCAGCCGTCGTTTCTGTTTTGATAACATGTGGCTCAAGGAGACAACGTGTAGGGAGATTGTTGAACATAGCTGGGATAAAACGATGGGGATGGATGTTATTACGAGAATAGCAGTGTGTAGTCAAGATATATGGAGGTGGGGCCGTGAGTATAATAGGGATTTTCTACGGAAAATTGAATGGACAAAAGCCAAGTTAGAGCTACTGCGCAGTAGGAGGGATCCCGTGGGTGTTGCGGATTATGCTAGAACCGAACGTGACCTACTTATTCTAATTGAGCAGCAACATTTATATTGGAAGCAAAGGGCAAAAGAGCACTAGTGGAAGGGAGGGGANTTGGAAGCAAAGGGCAAAAGAGCACTAGTGGAAGGGAGGGGatttaaactcaaaatttttcCATAACTCTGTCAaaatgaggaggaggagaaaTAAAGTGCAAAGGTTAAAGACGGACGATGGGAATTGGGTTGATAATCCTGATGATATTGGAAATGTTATGGTGGgatattttaagaaattgttTACGGCAGAAGATGGGGAAATGGAAGAAGTATTATCATGCATTACCGCCCATGTGACGCCAGAGGATAATGTTCGTCTAGTTTGACCAGTAAGTGCTGAAGAGGTTCGCCAAGCTATTTTTCAAATGCACCCCGATAAATCACCGGGTCCAGATGGATTTGGACCGGGGTTTTATCAGCATTTTTGGGAAGTGGTTGGTGGCGATGTCACTAGGTTTTGTAGGCGATTCGTGGAAACTGGTCAAATCCCCGAGAAGGCAAATGATACGTTTATTGTACTGATTCCGAAGAAAGCAAACCCAGAATCTATGAAGGATTTACGTCCTATAGCCCTTTGTAACGTGTTATATAAAATCGCTGCTAAAGTTTGTGCAAATAGAATGAAGCGGATGCTTGATGGTTTGATCTCTTGTGCTCAAAGCGCTTTCGTGCCCGGTCGTTTAATTACAGACAATATCATGCTTGCTTATGAAGCTCACCATTATCTTAAACGTAAGACTCAGGGTCAAGAAGGGGTTGCGGCTCTCAAAGTTGATATGAGCAAGGCATATGACCGTGTAGAATGGCGTTTTGTGAAGGCGGTAATGATTAAAATGGGGTTTGCGCAACGATGGGTGGACATTATTTATGAAACTTTCAGTACGGTGAAATATCATATTCTCCATGAGCAAAAGCAGTTGGGTCCGATTATTCCAGGGAGAGGGCTCCGACAGGGGGACCCGCTCTCGCCATATTTATTCTTGCTTGTTGCGGAGGGTCTGAGTGCACTCATTGATGATAGGATGCGGCGTGGGTTACTGCACGGTATGCGGGTAGCTAGAGGTGCGCCTCCGATCACACATTTATTATTCGCGGACGATTGTTTTATTTTCCTTCGTGCGAATAGTGCTGAGAGCTTGCAAATGCGTCTGGTCCTTGATACTTACTCTACTGCTTCAGGCCAACGGATTAATTTTGATAAATCTATGGTCTGTTTCAGTACTAATGTTCAACAGCAACATCGATCTGATGTTATACACATTCTTGGGGTAAGTGAGGGCGACACGGCTGGGAAATATCTGGGGTTACCGTTTATGGTTGGTCGAAATAAGAAAACAATCCTGGGTTTTATTAAAGATAAGATTTTAAGCCGAGTACGCAGTTGGAACTCACGTTTTCTTACCTGGGCTGGGCGAGAAGTGCTTCTAAAAAATGTCCTACAGGCTATGCCATGCTACGCAATGATGGTTTTTTTGTTGCCTGTCGGATTGTGTAGAGATATCGAAGCTACTTTTAATAGATTTTGGTGGACGGGATCCTTAGGAGATGGTAAGGGTATAAGGTGGAGGTCGTGGACGGGGTTGAGTGTTCCgaaggagaaaggaggaatggGCTTTCGACGTTTGCGGGAAATGAACTTAGCTCTGTTGGGCAAACAAGTGTGGCGTCTGGTCTCGAGGCCTGATTCTCTTGTGGCTCGGGTCTATAAAAGTAGGTATTATCCTCGTTGCTCTTTCTTTGATGCTACTGCAGGTAGCAACCCGTCGTTTATATGGAGAGGTGATGCTACTGCAGGTAGCAACCCGTCGTTTATATGGAGAGGTCTGCTTGAGGTTCAGAATGTTATTCGGTTTATATGGAGAGGTCTGCTTGAGGTTCAGAATGTTATTCGTTCAGGATGTCGGAGGAGTATTGAGGTTCAGAATGTTATTCGTTCAGGATGTCGGAGGAGTATTGTTGATGGGAACAGTACCATCATAGGGGTCGATCCATGGCTCCCAACAGATGGGGATCCTTTTGTCAGCTCAGTAGTGCCTGAGTCTGTACGAAATGCTCTTGTCTCAACGCTCTTTAATAGTCAGGGATCAGACTGGAACGTGAATCTGGTAAAGGATGTGTTTAATGATCATGAATCTtctattattcttaatattccCGTGAGTCTGAGTAAACCGCCAGATGCATGGACATGGTTTTGGGAATCAAAAGGCAATTATTCAGTAAAGTCCTGTTATAGAATGCTGATTGGCGAGGTTCACGATAATTATGATTGGCACAAGATTTGGAGTCTCCATATTCCCCCAAAGGTTAAAGTTTTTTGCTGGCAATTAGCTTCGTCATATCTGCCAACTCGTGATGCATTGTTAACCAAACACATTCCATGTTCGCATGTCTGTCACATGTGTGGGGTAGTGGACGAATCTGCATACCATTTATTTGTTGATTGCCCAGTGGTTCGTAGCATGTGGATGAGGCATGGGGTGCCGACAATAATTCATGAATATGGTAATTTTAAAGCTTGGTTTTTTGCTATGCTTACTGCTCTTCATATTGATTTAATAAGTCAGTGTGTGATGTTGTGTTGGGGTATTTGGGGCAGTCGTAATGAGAGTGTCTGGAATGGTAAAGCTTTTGTGCGTGCTGTTGTTGTGGAGTCAGCATTGTCATTCCTTGATAATTGGAAGGCTGCATGCGAATCAGAGAGCATTAACCATGCAAGCCGTGGTCTTGAACAGAAATGGAAGAAGCCACAAGCTGGTAGAATTAAATTGAATACAGATATTGCCATTGACGAAGCGAATAATATTCTGGGGCTAGGATGGGTCCTTCGTGACGATGGAGGTCGGTTCCTAGCTTGTAAAGGAGAGCGACGTCCGGGCAATTATGAAGTAAAGGTGGCGGAGGCAATTTGTATTCGAGAGGCACTCAGCTGGTTAAAAGGAACAGGGATGGGAGATGTCGATGTCGAAACTGATTCTCAATTAGTTTATTTTGCTTTACGTTCAGACTCGTTTACTTCTagttttggttttattattgACGATGTGAAAGAGGTAGCATTCACGATTAGTGATGTTGACTTCTATTTtgctaagcgatctgcgaatcgggTTGCCCATGCTGTTGCTAGGGAGGCCGtttctgagtcaggttgcggggaatgGTTTGATTGTCCACCCCCTTTTCTGGTTGATTGTCTTTCTgctgatttaatgaattaatttgttttcttcaaaaaaaataaaaaataaaaaaaagatccTAATATTTGATTTCTCAAGATAAAGTGCGTATACTTTTTACATGGAGTGTTTTCACTTGAACCTTTTCTTATAAGAGTCAAATAAACCTTTGaactatttataaaaatgcaattaaacactcaaacGAGAAAAAGCTCCAATCCCCGCTAAAAAATAATGGAGAATTGAAAAGTCTAGGCTGTAGCCAAACGTATCGTTCATGCACTTTTCATACAAACGTCATTGTCGTCTCTATTCTCGCCTTAAATGATGTATTAATTTGGAGTGGACCATTTTGGACTGTGCAACAtacgttttattttatttttattttcattttacaaataatttatcatttatgaTGTGATGAGACTATGGtagattattatattatctCACTTAGAGTCCGCACATAttattgatcttttaaaaaaaaattatagtgaaGTTTATCACAAGAAAATTTGTTAACAGcataaatcaaacaaaattatttgaaaaaaaaaattggaattaaatttAAGTCATTTtgagtggtatatatatatatatatatacacacacacacaca
It includes:
- the LOC116032920 gene encoding putative E3 ubiquitin-protein ligase UBR7 isoform X1, which codes for MTDAFEEEAEPTVSIGEYLKDVEEQELEADLVLGGDEGKECTYNNGYMKRQAIFSCLTCTPDGNAGVCTACSLSCHDGHEIVELWTKRNFRCDCGNSKFGEFFCKLLASKDVENPQNLYNHNFRGLYCTCGRPYPDPDAEEQAEMIQCCVCEDWFHEEHLGLESSDMQVPRDEEGEPIYEEFICQGCASVCSFLMLYPPTVFASVPQKTATSSLKEKEVAENVPPLSSEETNNASSSQDTLMTNASKEELLLGKGIHEENDGKTTIMNHCNGVAGSSEKCVLGLNLSEAVAKLEKSKPMFLCKNWREVLCKCQNCVDFYNQKGVGYLLDPEDTIAEYEAMAKQKREQLEQQQSSEFLSKLGHIEKMEILTGIADIKNELHSYLASFDPSKAVTSADIHQVFENLAKKRKRME
- the LOC116032920 gene encoding putative E3 ubiquitin-protein ligase UBR7 isoform X2 yields the protein MTDAFEEEAEPTVSIGEYLKDVEEQELEADLVLGGDEGKECTYNNGYMKRQAIFSCLTCTPDGNAGVCTACSLSCHDGHEIVELWTKRNFRCDCGNSKFGEFFCKLLASKDVENPQNLYNHNFRGLYCTCGRPYPDPDAEEQAEMIQCCVCEDWFHEEHLGLESSDMVPRDEEGEPIYEEFICQGCASVCSFLMLYPPTVFASVPQKTATSSLKEKEVAENVPPLSSEETNNASSSQDTLMTNASKEELLLGKGIHEENDGKTTIMNHCNGVAGSSEKCVLGLNLSEAVAKLEKSKPMFLCKNWREVLCKCQNCVDFYNQKGVGYLLDPEDTIAEYEAMAKQKREQLEQQQSSEFLSKLGHIEKMEILTGIADIKNELHSYLASFDPSKAVTSADIHQVFENLAKKRKRME
- the LOC116033319 gene encoding uncharacterized protein LOC116033319; the protein is MLVVDAQGHRGGLALLWMDTVTVDIVNFSLNHIDARVTLDVGGSQWRFTGFYGLPECQRCRESWDMLRNLSGFRNAVADSGLMDFPFSGNQFTWERSRGTPAMVEEKLDRVLVTETWLSLFEGAKACSLICPYSDHLPIMITPEMSNIGCRSRRFCFDNMWLKETTCREIVEHSWDKTMGMDVITRIAVCSQDIWRWGREYNRDFLRKIEWTKAKLELLRSRRDPVGVADYARTERDLLILIEQQHLYWKQRAKEH